The following are from one region of the Sorghum bicolor cultivar BTx623 chromosome 2, Sorghum_bicolor_NCBIv3, whole genome shotgun sequence genome:
- the LOC8084266 gene encoding uncharacterized protein LOC8084266, producing the protein MALELVFLNRPWPLDHPLPRALFGCTSVTRLHLGLCRVPSTAGLPRATRFPHLQELVLSIVIIEDRDLHFLINRSPVLEVLTITTNLTGTARVRLVSRSLRCVQLRMSAQVDITVVDAPRLERLLVWMLSPAITGRKCSRIKIGHAPNLCMLGHCQPGFQLEIGNTILKVGTKMSPSAMVPSVKILALEVGFEVHNEVKMMPCFLKCFPNVETLHVFSVNDDPSGKVDPKFWKGKEAGCIDCVQRHVKKFVFQEFRGKKSELALLKFIAERAQVLEKMVVMVASKCFSSADAFNAKLKSLTSAIWASKDLVLLFFNIPTLSKCAANNMQAKPMKIGKKREEEKEGLSFHVVELFEPSFHPALHGERKKGKAH; encoded by the exons ATGGCACTAG agcttgtctttctcaaccGCCCGTGGCCGCTCGACCACCCCCTCCCACGCGCGCTCTTCGGCTGCACCTCCGTTACCCGGCTGCACCTCGGCTTGTGCAGGGTCCCCAGCACCGCCGGGCTCCCGCGTGCCACACGCTTCCCCCACCTCCAGGAGCTTGTCCTCAGCATAGTCATCATTGAGGACCGAGACCTCCACTTCCTGATCAACCGGAGCCCTGTCCTGGAGGTCCTCACCATCACCACAAACCTGACCGGGACGGCTCGAGTCCGGCTGGTCAGCCGCAGTCTGCGGTGCGTGCAGCTGAGGATGTCTGCCCAAGTGGACATCACTGTGGTGGACGCTCCTCGTCTGGAGAGGCTGCTCGTGTGGATGCTATCACCTGCCATAACCGGCAGGAAATGCTCAAGGATCAAGATTGGCCACGCACCCAACCTGTGCATGCTGGGACATTGCCAGCCGGGATTCCAACTGGAGATTGGCAACACCATCCTCAAG GTGGGTACTAAAATGAGCCCAAGCGCCATGGTACCAAGCGTCAAGATCTTGGCCTTGGAGGTGGGATTTGAAGTCCACAATGAAGTCAAAATGATGCCTTGCTTTCTCAAATGTTTTCCAAATGTCGAGACGCTCCATGTTTTT TCAGTGAATGATGACCCTAGTGGCAAGGTTGATCCCAAGTTCTGGAAGGGGAAGGAGGCTGGCTGTATTGATTGCGTCCAGAGGCATGTGAAGAAATTTGTCTTCCAAGAGTTTCGGGGTAAGAAAAGTGAGCTAGCGCTCCTCAAGTTCATTGCTGAGAGAGCGCAGGTCCTGGAGAAGATGGTGGTCATGGTGGCCTCGAAATGTTTCTCTTCAGCAGATGCTTTCAATGCCAAGCTGAAGTCTCTGACTTCTGCAATATGGGCCAGTAAAGACT TAGTGCTTCTGTTCTTCAACATTCCAAcactctctaagtgtgcagccaACAACATGCAAGCTAAGCCAATGAAGATCGGGAAG aaaagagaggaagagaaggaaGGATTGTCATTTCATGTAGTAGAGCTATTTGAACCGTCATTTCAT CCAGCCTTGCACGgggagaggaagaaggggaAGGCACACTGA
- the LOC110433171 gene encoding uncharacterized protein LOC110433171 translates to MAHKGKATSDVDYNPEDPPSAYTNETVHNRLSQYTEMARSVHGPEYDPTTAELDPEVIMRVGGGKKHGRYWIADSTLDTATTPTLAQIRARSTSSCPPICPRPGTAQHRMETIQAQLEEEKRRREEMEVRMEQEQQRMVAERQRMEADRQRMELMFQWMQNLGASMGQSPPPELLAPLPPPEGTPNQSAASNNMPHQPPHQPGWPAWQ, encoded by the exons ATGGCCCACAAGGGCAAGGCGACGTCTGACGTCGACTACAACCCGGAGGACCCGCCCTCAGCATACACCAATGAGACTGTCCACAACCGCCTCAGTCAGTACACTGAGATGGCAAGGTCGGTCCATGGGCCAGAGTACGATCCGACCACCGCCGAGCTTGATCCAGAAGTCATCATGAGGGTGGGAGGAGGCAAGAAGCATGGACGGTACTGGATTGCCGACAGCACGCTCGACACGGCTACTACTCCCACTTTAGCTCAGATTCGAGCAAGGAGCACGAGCTCATGCCCGCCTATATGCCCACGACCAGGCACTGCACAGCACCGGATGGAGACAATCCAG GCCCAGTTGGAAGAAGAGAAGAGGCGACGGGAGGAGATGGAGGTTAGgatggagcaggagcagcagaggATGGTGGCTGAGCGACAGAGGATGGAGGCCGATCGACAGAGGATGGAGTTGATGTTTCAGTGGATGCAAAATCTTGGCGCGAGTATGggtcaatctcctccacctgaGCTACTTGCTCCATTGCCTCCTCCTGAAGGAACTCCC AATCAATCAGCGGCTTCAAATAATATGCCTCATCAGCCACCACATCAGCCGGGGTGGCCAGCTTGGCAGTGA
- the LOC8059868 gene encoding uncharacterized protein LOC8059868, which produces MPPPSPPRPPPPLMDELMEEVLLRLPPDSPASLVCKRWCRLVSDPSFQRRLLDFHRQRQAAPPMLGFLIFSDDLTYRDIGARFVPTTVACPMPATADCGRLKLPNPPSPATGGSHLYNRTAAVLCAATATATGACSHLDCHRRGSFIVVLVGDTTLCEKFISIWWRHSTLVGNALYFVLEGYKSILEYNLCTRRTSVIKLPGEGKNKIPESFGPIQLITTMEDGRRLGFVRVEDFSRLCIWSREDEEPAGWVLSNVIELDKLLPLDDRMPTSWNYLVGSAEGVGTIFLKLKDELFTADLRSGLVTKV; this is translated from the exons atgccgccgccgtcgccgccgcggcctccTCCACCATTGATGGACGAGCTCATGGAAGAGGTCCTGCTCCGGCTCCCGCCCGACAGTCCAGCGAGCCTCGTCTGCAAGCGTTGGTGTCGCCTCGTGTCCGACCCCAGCTTCCAGCGCCGGCTCCTCGACTTCCATCGCCAACGCCAAGCAGCACCACCCATGCTCGGCTTCCTCATCTTCTCCGATGACCTCACCTACCGTGACATCGGCGCTCGCTTCGTTCCCACAACCGTGGCCTGCCCCATGCCAGCCACTGCGGATTGCGGCCGT CTGAAACTTCCTAATCCACCATCACCAGCAACAGGCGGATCGCATTTGTACAACCGGACCGCAGCGGTGCTCtgtgccgccaccgccaccgccaccggcgCGTGCAGCCACCTCGATTGCCATCGTCGTGGATCCTTCATCGTGGTGCTTGTCGGTGACACTACATTATGCGAGAAGTTCATCAGCATCTG GTGGAGACACAGTACCCTTGTCGGGAATGCACTCTACTTCGTGCTTGAGGGGTACAAAAGTATCCTCGAGTATAATCTGTGCACGAGGAGAACATCAGTCATAAAACTACCTGGAGAGGGAAAGAACAAAATACCTGAAAGCTTTGGACCAATTCAGCTCATCACAACCATGGAGGACGGTCGCCGCCTAGGGTTCGTAAGAGTGGAGGATTTCTCGAGACTTTGCATCTGGTCGAGGGAGGATGAAGAACCAGCTGGATGGGTGCTAAGCAATGTCATTGAGCTCGACAAGTTGCTTCCCCTTGATGATAGAATGCCTACCAGCTGGAATTATTTGGTTGGCTCTGCAGAAGGTGTTGGTACTATATTCCTCAAGTTGAAAGATGAGCTCTTCACGGCTGATCTAAGGTCTGGCCTGGTGACCAAGGTTTAA
- the LOC8084270 gene encoding putative F-box/FBD/LRR-repeat protein At5g56810 — MDRLSPLPDDILAKILSSIDNSPDAVRTCLLSRSWRPLWKLLPELRFPFFPEQASMFRDALDRHQVPLRHLQVEGHGQGALPKSLAIWLPAAARRVSGCFALRNNAAPILEDLDDERAEDQTATIELPCFEQATSILICLGLLGSLAMPPADADGAGGVFSRLTDLCLERVWFHHPSELGDAVSSARCPCLQTLKLRNTPGLEVLAIDSTSLLKMNLEEVIDLRELTVEAPELKEITVVDCFVFSLMPSESIVVTVTAPELVFLDWKDSMESQRRILAQLSQFPRLCSLGSLLIFVYGTDDAFVPYNTYFLEFLQHIQFLENLTLTLVYVQDIENYQYLMEDMRMLPKVTTLHLIVASSGHCYGACLFHILRVCTGIRKLVLDLHATPEYK; from the exons ATGGATCGCCTCAGCCCGCTGCCAGACGACATCCTCGCCAAGATCCTCTCCTCCATCGACAACTCTCCCGACGCCGTCCGGACCTGCCTTCTCTCCCGGAGCTGGCGCCCCCTGTGGAAGCTCCTCCCGGAGCTCCGATTCCCCTTCTTCCCCGAGCAGGCCAGCATGTTCCGCGACGCCCTCGACCGCCATCAGGTGCCTCTCCGCCACCTCCAAGTCGAGGGCCACGGCCAAGGTGCCCTACCCAAGTCCCTCGCGATTTGGctccccgccgccgcgcgccgtgTCTCCGGCTGCTTCGCGCTGCGCAACAACGCGGCTCCGATCCTGGAGGACCTAGACGACGAGCGCGCTGAGGATCAGACGGCGACCATCGAGCTTCCCTGCTTCGAGCAGGCCACCTCGATCTTGATCTGCCTAGGGTTGCTCGGCAGCCTCGCCATGCCACCAGCCGACGCTGACGGCGCCGGCGGCGTGTTCTCCCGCCTCACCGACCTCTGCCTGGAACGCGTCTGGTTCCACCACCCGTCCGAGCTCGGAGACGCCGTCTCCTCGGCGCGGTGCCCGTGCCTGCAGACGCTCAAGCTCCGCAACACTCCTGGGCTGGAGGTGCTCGCCATAGACTCCACGAGCCTACTGAAGATGAACCTGGAGGAGGTCATTGACCTGCGGGAGCTCACCGTGGAGGCGCCGGAGCTCAAGGAGATAACTGTGGTGGACTGCTTCGTCTTCTCGCTGATGCCAAGTGAATCGATTGTTGTCACCGTTACAGCGCCTGAGCTGGTGTTCCTGGATTGGAAAGACAGCATGGAGAGCCAAAGACGTATTCTGGCTCAGCTCAGTCAGTTTCCGCGTCTCTGCTCACTGGGAAGCCTCCTAATCTTTGTGTATGGAACTGATGATGCCTTCGTTCCATACAACACATATTTTCTGGAGTTCTTGCAGCACATTCAGTTCCTCGAAAATCTTACACTGACACTGGTCTATGTGCAG GACATAGAGAACTATCAATACCTGATGGAAGACATGAGGATGCTCCCGAAAGTTACAACTCtgcacctcattgtagcatcaaGTGGGCATTGCTATGGGGCCTGCTTGTTCCATATTCTCAGGGTATGCACTGGTATAAGAAAACTGGTGCTAGATTTACATGCTACTCCTGAG TACAAGTAG